A single genomic interval of Primulina huaijiensis isolate GDHJ02 chromosome 7, ASM1229523v2, whole genome shotgun sequence harbors:
- the LOC140981488 gene encoding ATP-dependent Clp protease proteolytic subunit 4, chloroplastic-like → MDSLILSAPFSHHSSAASSCRSYHTGPQTTPPTALCLHHAKTRHRTLPLRCSLASYNHQTLGSSVSAPSEESILLHLTDSSPQTPATAMRGADSDAMGLLLKERIVFLGSSIDDLVADSIISQLLLLDAQDSTKDIRLFINSSGGSLSATMAIFDVVRLVRADVSTIALGISASTASIILAGGIKGKRFAMPNTRIMIHQPLGGASGQAIDVEIQAREVMHNKKNVTGIISDCTARSFEQVEKDIDRDRYMSPIEAVEYGLIDGVIDRDSIIPLEPVPERVKPSTFNYEEISKDPRKFLTPDIPDDEIY, encoded by the exons ATGGACTCACTCATCCTCTCTGCGCCGTTCTCCCACCACTCCTCTGCCGCATCCAGTTGCCGCAGCTACCACACGGGCCCTCAAACTACACCACCTACTGCTCTCTGCCTGCACCATGCCAAAACCCGCCACCGAACATTACCCCTCAGATGCTCCCTCGCTTCCTACAACCACCAAACTCTCGGCTCTTCCGTCTCCGCCCCATCGGAGGAATCCATCTTGCTCCATCTCACGGATTCTTCCCCTCAGACTCCCGCAACCGCCATGCGTGGCGCCGATTCTGACGCCATGGGGTTGTTGCTCAAGGAGCGCATTGTCTTCCTGGGGAGCAGTATTGATGATCTTGTCGCTGATTCAATTATTAGTCAGCTGTTACTGTTAGACGCTCAGGATTCGACCAAGGATATCCGGCTATTCATCAATTCGTCTGGTGGCTCTCTCAG CGCTACGATGGCCATCTTTGATGTTGTACGGCTAGTTAGGGCCGATGTCTCCACAATTGCTCTTGGCATTTCAGCATCAACAGCGTCTATTATTCTTGCTGGTGGCATTAAAGGCAAGCGCTTTGCAATGCCTAATACCCGAATCATGATCCACCAACCACTTGGAGGTGCTAGTGGGCAAGCAATTGATGTGGAGATTCAAGCCAGGGAGGTAATGCATAACAAGAAGAACGTCACAGGAATTATATCTGATTGCACCGCTAGATCATTTGAACAAGTTGAAAAGGATATTGATAGAGATCGCTACATGTCCCCGATTGAAGCAGTTGAATATGGCTTAATAGATGGAGTTATTGATAGGGATAGCATTATTCCACTTGAGCCTGTCCCAGAAAGAGTTAAGCCCTCTACATTCAATTATGAGGAGATCAGCAAGGACCCGAGAAAGTTCTTGACACCTGATATACCTGATGATGAGATATATTAG
- the LOC140980831 gene encoding uncharacterized protein, producing MTHKFYFEALDKSMKDIMRLFNLSSLHLSFGGKTVVFCGDFRQILHVIPKGSRQDIVHATINSSYLWRHCIVLILTKNMRLQNLGSDEECAKIKKNSDWIANLGDGKIGEIGEQNYGYATIDILDELLIKDCNDSIAATVESTYPSLDNNINNTAYFQQIAILAPTLDVVQSINEYMISLNHSEGRLYLISYTTCHSDRNVDLLNDVHTPEFLNGIRCSGVPNHELNLKVGTPVMLLRNIDHSFGLCNDTRLIVTRLENHVLEGKFFTGSNASHKVLIPRIISTKTLSFDCIICNYNQQKSGAIIVSCMTFFEEPCF from the coding sequence ATGACGCATAAGTTTTATTTTGAAGCTTTGGATAAAAGCATGAAAGATATAATGAGACTTTTCAATCTTTCAAGCCTTCATTTGTCTTTTGGAGGCAAAACGGTTGTTTTTTGTGGCGATTTTCGACAAATATTGCATGTTATTCCAAAAGGCAGTAGGCAAGATATTGTTCACGCCACTATCAATTCTTCATATCTTTGGAGACAttgtatagttttgatattgACGAAAAACATGCGATTACAAAATTTAGGTTCTGATGAAGAATGtgctaaaataaaaaaaaattcagattgGATTGCTAATTTAGGAGATGGAAAAATTGGAGAAATTGGAGAACAAAATTACGGTTATGCGACAATAGATATTCTTGATGAACTTTTGATCAAAGATTGCAATGATTCTATTGCAGCAACAGTTGAGAGTACGTATCCGTCTTTAGAcaacaatatcaacaatactgcatattttcagcaaatagctaTTTTGGCACCAACACTTGATGTCGTTCAGTCCATAAATGAATACATGATATCTCTAAACCATTCAGAGGGAAGGTtgtatttaatttcttataCGACTTGTCACTCAGATAGAAATGTTGATCTACTGAATGATGTGCATACCCCTGAATTCTTAAATGGAATAAGATGTTCTGGAGTACCGAATCACGAGTTAAATTTGAAGGTTGGAACTCCGGTTATGTTGTTGCGGAACATAGATCATTcttttggattatgcaatgacACTAGATTGATCGTGACAAGACTCGAAAACCATGTTTTGGAAGGAAAATTTTTTACTGGAAGTAATGCAAGTCATAAAGTGCTTATTCCAAGAATAATTTCAACGAAGACACTATCATTTGATTGTATCATATGCAATTACAATCAACAAAAGTCAGGGGCAATCATTGTCTCATGTATGACTTTTTTTGAAGAACCATGTTTTTAG
- the LOC140980832 gene encoding uncharacterized protein: MRLGVFGFIQELYLLNLMEVGELELNEDDIRSYALVDIEKLLQSYGKSLREFQSMPFPSDQYLQSSRNRLIHDELRLDKRYLSQEHDKLINNLNSEQRRVYDTIMKAVVSNKGRVFFVYGYGGTGKTFVWKTLSAYMRSKGEIILNVTSSGIASLLLSGERTAHSRFAIPFNPNEESTCNIKQGSHLAELIVKSKLIIWD, translated from the exons ATGAg GTTGGGAGTTTTTGGGTTTATACAAGAATTGTATCTGTTGAATCTCATGGAAGTTGGTG aattGGAATTAAATGAGGATGACATAAGAAGTTATGCATTGGTTGATATTGAAAAGCTATTGCAAAGCTATGGAAAGAGTTTACGTGAATTCCAATCAATGCCTTTTCCCAGTGATCAATATTTGCAGTCTTCACGAAATAGACTAATTCACGATGAGTTGCGGCTTGATAAAAGATATTTGTCACAAGAACATGATAAACTCATTAATAATTTGAACTCAGAGCAGCGTCGTGTATATGATACAATAATGAAAGCAGTTGTTTCAAATAAGGGAAGAGTATTCTTTGTTTATGGATATGGAGGTACTGGGAAAACATTTGTCTGGAAAACTTTGTCTGCATACATGAGATCGAAGGGAGAAATTATCTTGAATGTGACATCAAGTGGTATAGCATCTCTTCTACTGTCTGGTGAAAGAACTGCTCATTCCCGTTTTGCAATTCCATTTAATCCTAATGAGGAATCAACGTGCAATATCAAACAAGGGAGTCATCTTGCAGAGCTTATTGTAAAATCTAAACTTATCATTTGGGATTAG
- the LOC140981071 gene encoding uncharacterized protein has protein sequence MSRSFGALSLKRQRPETDPPGLVDAERAILNSIKSKKDLGIWVRDIKLDTKLTDHVVNKSLKSLIAKKLVKEVVNIQNKGKKHYMAVEFEPSKEISGGDWYIDGNLDKELINVLQRLCQRYMLGQRVATLQGVHNELKKNPVVNFELSAQQTAEILNSMVLDDEIIEVKSTGLGDYHSIPIGTICYRVASGAGAAKGSKVGVFASSPCGACPRISICTPDGVVSPSNCVYYTKWLDIEF, from the coding sequence ATGAGTCGATCCTTTGGAGCTCTTTCCCTTAAGCGGCAAAGGCCTGAAACAGATCCCCCAGGCCTGGTCGATGCTGAACGtgccattctcaattcaatcaAAAGCAAAAAGGATTTGGGAATCTGGGTAAGAGACATCAAACTAGATACCAAGCTAACTGATCATGTAGTGAACAAATCACTCAAGTCTTTGATAGCTAAGAAATTGGTAAAAGAGGTGGTCAACATCCAGAACAAGGGGAAGAAACACTACATGGCCGTCGAATTCGAGCCTTCCAAGGAGATAAGTGGAGGGGATTGGTACATAGATGGGAATCTTGACAAAGAACTTATTAACGTACTCCAACGTCTGTGCCAAAGGTACATGCTGGGTCAGAGGGTTGCTACGTTGCAAGGGGTTCATAACGAATTGAAGAAGAACCCAGTGGTGAATTTCGAGCTCTCTGCTCAGCAAACTGCGGAGATACTGAATTCCATGGTTTTGGATGATGAGATTATTGAGGTGAAAAGCACTGGATTGGGGGATTATCATTCGATACCTATCGGAACGATTTGCTACCGAGTTGCAAGTGGTGCCGGGGCCGCCAAAGGCTCCAAGGTTGGTGTGTTTGCTTCAAGTCCTTGTGGTGCTTGTCCCCGGATTAGTATTTGTACACCCGATGGCGTAGTTTCCCCTAGTAATTGTGTTTATTATACCAAATGGTTAGACATTGAATTTTGA